One genomic segment of Vulpes vulpes isolate BD-2025 chromosome 2, VulVul3, whole genome shotgun sequence includes these proteins:
- the NFE2L1 gene encoding endoplasmic reticulum membrane sensor NFE2L1 isoform X3 — translation MTRLDRSSHSGGGHAKGSRPLNSLLAGHRVAQPPSAPGSRASVQDIDLIDILWRQDIDLGAGREIFDYSHRQKEQDVDKDLRDGAEQEDTWSGEGAEALARNLLVDGETGESFPAQVPGGEDQTALSLEECLRLLEATCPFGENAEFPADISSITEAVPSESEPPGLQNNLLSPLLTGTESPFDLEQQWQDLMSIMEMQAMEVNTSTNEILYNAPSGDPLSTNYSLAPNTPINQNVSLHQASLGGCSQDFSLFSPEAESLPVASGSTLLPLLPSNSTSLNSSFGSTNLAGLFFPPQLNGTANDTAGPELPDPLGGLLDEAMLDEISLMDLAIEEGFNPVQASQLEEEFDSDSGLSLDSSHSPSSLSSSEGSSSSSSSSSSSSSSSSSSSSSSASSSASSSFSEEGAVGYSSDSETLDLEEAEGAVGYQPEYSKFCRMSYQDPSQLSCLPYLEHVGHNHTYNMAPSALDSADLPPPSGLKKGSKEKQADFLDKQMSRDEHRARAMKIPFTNDKIINLPVEEFNELLSKYQLSEAQLSLIRDIRRRGKNKMAAQNCRKRKLDTILNLERDVEDLQRDKARLLREKVEFLRSLRQMKQKVQSLYQEVFGRLRDENGRPYSPSQYALQYAGDGSVLLIPRTLADQQARRQERKPKDRRK, via the exons ATGACCCGCCTGGACCGCAGCTCTCACAGTGGTGGGGGCCATGCCAAAGGGAGCCGGCCCCTTAACTCTTTGCTGGCTGGTCACCGGGTGGCCCAGCCCCCCTCTGCTCCTGGGTCCAGGGCTTCTGTTCAG GACATAGATCTGATTGACATCCTTTGGCGACAGGATATTGACCTGGGGGCTGGGCGTGAGATTTTTGACTATAGTCATCGCCAGAAGGAGCAGGATGTGGATAAGGACCTGCGAGATGGAGCGGAGCAGGAGGACACCTGGTCAGGCGAGGGTGCAGAAGCTCTGGCGCGAAACCTGCTAGTGGATGGAGAAACTGGGGAGAGCTTCCCTGCACAG GTGCCTGGTGGGGAGGACCAGACGGCCCTGTCCCTGGAAGAGTGCCTTAGGCTGCTGGAGGCCACCTGCCCCTTTGGGGAGAATGCTGAG TTTCCAGCAGATATTTCCAGCATAACAGAAGCAGTGCCTAGTGAGAGTGAGCCCCCCGGTCTTCAAAACAACCTCTTGTCTCCTCTCCTGACGGGGACAGAGTCGCCATTTGATTTGGAGCAGCAGTGGCAAGATCTCATGTCCATTATGGAAATGCAG GCCATGGAAGTGAACACTTCAACAAATGAGATCCTGTACAATGCCCCTTCTGGAGACCCCTTGAGCACCAACTATAGCCTTGCCCCCAACACTCCCATCAATCAGAATGTCAGCCTGCATCAGGCGTCCCTGGGGGGCTGCAGCCAGGACTTCTCACTCTTCAGTCCCGAGGCGGAGAGCCTGCCCGTGGCCAGCGGCTCCACGCTGCTCCCGCTGCTCCCCAGCAATTCCACCAGCCTCAACTCCAGCTTTGGCTCCACCAACCTGGCGGGGCTCTTCTTTCCACCCCAGCTCAACGGCACAGCCAATGACACAGCAGGCCCCGAGTTGCCTGACCCTCTGGGGGGCCTGTTAGATGAAGCCATGCTGGACGAGATAAGCCTGATGGACCTGGCCATCGAAGAGGGCTTTAACCCTGTGCAGGCCTCCCAGCTCGAAGAAGAGTTTGACTCTGACTCAGGCCTCTCCTTGGACTCTAGCCATAGCCCTTCCTCCCTGAGCAGCTCTGAAGGcagctcttcttcctcttcctcctcgtcctcttcctcctcctcgtcttcctcctcctcctcttcctctgcttcttcctcagcttcttcctccttttctgagGAAGGTGCTGTTGGCTACAGCTCTGACTCTGAGACCCTGGATCTAGAAGAGGCTGAGGGCGCTGTGGGTTACCAGCCTGAGTATTCCAAGTTCTGCCGCATGAGCTACCAGGATCCGTCTCAGCTCTCCTGCCTGCCCTATTTGGAGCACGTGGGCCACAACCACACGTACAACATGGCGCCCAGTGCCCTCGACTCTGCTGACCTGCCACCACCCAGCGGCCTCAAGAAAGGcagcaaggagaagcaggctgactTCCTAGACAAGCAGATGAGCCGGGACGAGCATCGAGCCCGAGCCATGAAGATCCCCTTCACCAATGACAAAATCATCAACCTGCCAGTGGAGGAGTTCAATGAGCTGCTGTCCAAATACCAGCTGAGCGAGGCCCAGCTCAGTCTCATCCGTGACATCCGGCGCCGGGGCAAGAACAAGATGGCTGCACAGAACTGCCGCAAGCGCAAGCTGGACACCATCCTGAACCTGGAGCGGGATGTGGAGGACCTGCAGCGTGATAAAGCCCGGCTGCTGCGGGAGAAGGTGGAGTTCCTCCGGTCCCTGCGGCAGATGAAGCAGAAGGTCCAGAGCCTGTACCAGGAGGTGTTTGGGCGGCTGCGGGATGAGAATGGGCGGCCCTACTCGCCCAGTCAGTATGCACTCCAGTATGCCGGGGACGGCAGTGTCCTCCTCATTCCCCGCACCTTGGCCGACCAGCAGGCCCggaggcaggagaggaagccAAAGGACCGAAGAAAGTGA
- the NFE2L1 gene encoding endoplasmic reticulum membrane sensor NFE2L1 isoform X1 — protein sequence MLSLKKYLTEGLLQFTILLSLIGVRVDVDTYLTSQLPPLREIILGPSSAYTQTQFHNLRNTLDGYGIHPKSIDLDNYFTARRLLSQVRALDRFQVPTTEVNAWLVHRDPEGSVSGSQPSSGLTLESSSGLQDVTGPDNGVRESETEQGFSEDLEDLGAVAPPVSGDLTKEDIDLIDILWRQDIDLGAGREIFDYSHRQKEQDVDKDLRDGAEQEDTWSGEGAEALARNLLVDGETGESFPAQVPGGEDQTALSLEECLRLLEATCPFGENAEFPADISSITEAVPSESEPPGLQNNLLSPLLTGTESPFDLEQQWQDLMSIMEMQAMEVNTSTNEILYNAPSGDPLSTNYSLAPNTPINQNVSLHQASLGGCSQDFSLFSPEAESLPVASGSTLLPLLPSNSTSLNSSFGSTNLAGLFFPPQLNGTANDTAGPELPDPLGGLLDEAMLDEISLMDLAIEEGFNPVQASQLEEEFDSDSGLSLDSSHSPSSLSSSEGSSSSSSSSSSSSSSSSSSSSSSASSSASSSFSEEGAVGYSSDSETLDLEEAEGAVGYQPEYSKFCRMSYQDPSQLSCLPYLEHVGHNHTYNMAPSALDSADLPPPSGLKKGSKEKQADFLDKQMSRDEHRARAMKIPFTNDKIINLPVEEFNELLSKYQLSEAQLSLIRDIRRRGKNKMAAQNCRKRKLDTILNLERDVEDLQRDKARLLREKVEFLRSLRQMKQKVQSLYQEVFGRLRDENGRPYSPSQYALQYAGDGSVLLIPRTLADQQARRQERKPKDRRK from the exons ATGCTTTCTCTGAAGAAATACTTAACGGAAGGACTCCTCCAGTTCACCATTCTGCTGAGTTTGATTGGGGTGCGGGTGGACGTGGATACTTACCTGACCTCACAGCTTCCCCCGCTCCGGGAGATCATCCTGGGGCCCAGTTCTGCCTATACTCAGACCCAGTTCCACAACCTGAGGAATACCTTGGATGGCTATGGTATCCACCCCAAGAGCATAGACCTGGACAATTACTTCACGGCCCGGCGGCTCCTCAGTCAGGTGAGGGCGCTGGACAGGTTCCAGGTGCCGACCACTGAGGTAAACGCCTGGCTGGTCCACCGGGATCCAGAGGGGTCTGTCTCTGGCAGCCAGCCCAGCTCAGGCCTCACCCTCGAGAGTTCCAGTGGCCTCCAAGATGTGACAGGCCCAGACAACGGGGTGCGAGAAAGCGAAACGGAGCAGGGATTCAGTGAAGATTTGGAGGATTTGGGAGCTGTAGCCCCTCCAGTCAGTGGagacctaaccaaagag GACATAGATCTGATTGACATCCTTTGGCGACAGGATATTGACCTGGGGGCTGGGCGTGAGATTTTTGACTATAGTCATCGCCAGAAGGAGCAGGATGTGGATAAGGACCTGCGAGATGGAGCGGAGCAGGAGGACACCTGGTCAGGCGAGGGTGCAGAAGCTCTGGCGCGAAACCTGCTAGTGGATGGAGAAACTGGGGAGAGCTTCCCTGCACAG GTGCCTGGTGGGGAGGACCAGACGGCCCTGTCCCTGGAAGAGTGCCTTAGGCTGCTGGAGGCCACCTGCCCCTTTGGGGAGAATGCTGAG TTTCCAGCAGATATTTCCAGCATAACAGAAGCAGTGCCTAGTGAGAGTGAGCCCCCCGGTCTTCAAAACAACCTCTTGTCTCCTCTCCTGACGGGGACAGAGTCGCCATTTGATTTGGAGCAGCAGTGGCAAGATCTCATGTCCATTATGGAAATGCAG GCCATGGAAGTGAACACTTCAACAAATGAGATCCTGTACAATGCCCCTTCTGGAGACCCCTTGAGCACCAACTATAGCCTTGCCCCCAACACTCCCATCAATCAGAATGTCAGCCTGCATCAGGCGTCCCTGGGGGGCTGCAGCCAGGACTTCTCACTCTTCAGTCCCGAGGCGGAGAGCCTGCCCGTGGCCAGCGGCTCCACGCTGCTCCCGCTGCTCCCCAGCAATTCCACCAGCCTCAACTCCAGCTTTGGCTCCACCAACCTGGCGGGGCTCTTCTTTCCACCCCAGCTCAACGGCACAGCCAATGACACAGCAGGCCCCGAGTTGCCTGACCCTCTGGGGGGCCTGTTAGATGAAGCCATGCTGGACGAGATAAGCCTGATGGACCTGGCCATCGAAGAGGGCTTTAACCCTGTGCAGGCCTCCCAGCTCGAAGAAGAGTTTGACTCTGACTCAGGCCTCTCCTTGGACTCTAGCCATAGCCCTTCCTCCCTGAGCAGCTCTGAAGGcagctcttcttcctcttcctcctcgtcctcttcctcctcctcgtcttcctcctcctcctcttcctctgcttcttcctcagcttcttcctccttttctgagGAAGGTGCTGTTGGCTACAGCTCTGACTCTGAGACCCTGGATCTAGAAGAGGCTGAGGGCGCTGTGGGTTACCAGCCTGAGTATTCCAAGTTCTGCCGCATGAGCTACCAGGATCCGTCTCAGCTCTCCTGCCTGCCCTATTTGGAGCACGTGGGCCACAACCACACGTACAACATGGCGCCCAGTGCCCTCGACTCTGCTGACCTGCCACCACCCAGCGGCCTCAAGAAAGGcagcaaggagaagcaggctgactTCCTAGACAAGCAGATGAGCCGGGACGAGCATCGAGCCCGAGCCATGAAGATCCCCTTCACCAATGACAAAATCATCAACCTGCCAGTGGAGGAGTTCAATGAGCTGCTGTCCAAATACCAGCTGAGCGAGGCCCAGCTCAGTCTCATCCGTGACATCCGGCGCCGGGGCAAGAACAAGATGGCTGCACAGAACTGCCGCAAGCGCAAGCTGGACACCATCCTGAACCTGGAGCGGGATGTGGAGGACCTGCAGCGTGATAAAGCCCGGCTGCTGCGGGAGAAGGTGGAGTTCCTCCGGTCCCTGCGGCAGATGAAGCAGAAGGTCCAGAGCCTGTACCAGGAGGTGTTTGGGCGGCTGCGGGATGAGAATGGGCGGCCCTACTCGCCCAGTCAGTATGCACTCCAGTATGCCGGGGACGGCAGTGTCCTCCTCATTCCCCGCACCTTGGCCGACCAGCAGGCCCggaggcaggagaggaagccAAAGGACCGAAGAAAGTGA
- the NFE2L1 gene encoding endoplasmic reticulum membrane sensor NFE2L1 isoform X2 — protein sequence MLSLKKYLTEGLLQFTILLSLIGVRVDVDTYLTSQLPPLREIILGPSSAYTQTQFHNLRNTLDGYGIHPKSIDLDNYFTARRLLSQVRALDRFQVPTTEVNAWLVHRDPEGSVSGSQPSSGLTLESSSGLQDVTGPDNGVRESETEQGFSEDLEDLGAVAPPVSGDLTKEDIDLIDILWRQDIDLGAGREIFDYSHRQKEQDVDKDLRDGAEQEDTWSGEGAEALARNLLVDGETGESFPAQFPADISSITEAVPSESEPPGLQNNLLSPLLTGTESPFDLEQQWQDLMSIMEMQAMEVNTSTNEILYNAPSGDPLSTNYSLAPNTPINQNVSLHQASLGGCSQDFSLFSPEAESLPVASGSTLLPLLPSNSTSLNSSFGSTNLAGLFFPPQLNGTANDTAGPELPDPLGGLLDEAMLDEISLMDLAIEEGFNPVQASQLEEEFDSDSGLSLDSSHSPSSLSSSEGSSSSSSSSSSSSSSSSSSSSSSASSSASSSFSEEGAVGYSSDSETLDLEEAEGAVGYQPEYSKFCRMSYQDPSQLSCLPYLEHVGHNHTYNMAPSALDSADLPPPSGLKKGSKEKQADFLDKQMSRDEHRARAMKIPFTNDKIINLPVEEFNELLSKYQLSEAQLSLIRDIRRRGKNKMAAQNCRKRKLDTILNLERDVEDLQRDKARLLREKVEFLRSLRQMKQKVQSLYQEVFGRLRDENGRPYSPSQYALQYAGDGSVLLIPRTLADQQARRQERKPKDRRK from the exons ATGCTTTCTCTGAAGAAATACTTAACGGAAGGACTCCTCCAGTTCACCATTCTGCTGAGTTTGATTGGGGTGCGGGTGGACGTGGATACTTACCTGACCTCACAGCTTCCCCCGCTCCGGGAGATCATCCTGGGGCCCAGTTCTGCCTATACTCAGACCCAGTTCCACAACCTGAGGAATACCTTGGATGGCTATGGTATCCACCCCAAGAGCATAGACCTGGACAATTACTTCACGGCCCGGCGGCTCCTCAGTCAGGTGAGGGCGCTGGACAGGTTCCAGGTGCCGACCACTGAGGTAAACGCCTGGCTGGTCCACCGGGATCCAGAGGGGTCTGTCTCTGGCAGCCAGCCCAGCTCAGGCCTCACCCTCGAGAGTTCCAGTGGCCTCCAAGATGTGACAGGCCCAGACAACGGGGTGCGAGAAAGCGAAACGGAGCAGGGATTCAGTGAAGATTTGGAGGATTTGGGAGCTGTAGCCCCTCCAGTCAGTGGagacctaaccaaagag GACATAGATCTGATTGACATCCTTTGGCGACAGGATATTGACCTGGGGGCTGGGCGTGAGATTTTTGACTATAGTCATCGCCAGAAGGAGCAGGATGTGGATAAGGACCTGCGAGATGGAGCGGAGCAGGAGGACACCTGGTCAGGCGAGGGTGCAGAAGCTCTGGCGCGAAACCTGCTAGTGGATGGAGAAACTGGGGAGAGCTTCCCTGCACAG TTTCCAGCAGATATTTCCAGCATAACAGAAGCAGTGCCTAGTGAGAGTGAGCCCCCCGGTCTTCAAAACAACCTCTTGTCTCCTCTCCTGACGGGGACAGAGTCGCCATTTGATTTGGAGCAGCAGTGGCAAGATCTCATGTCCATTATGGAAATGCAG GCCATGGAAGTGAACACTTCAACAAATGAGATCCTGTACAATGCCCCTTCTGGAGACCCCTTGAGCACCAACTATAGCCTTGCCCCCAACACTCCCATCAATCAGAATGTCAGCCTGCATCAGGCGTCCCTGGGGGGCTGCAGCCAGGACTTCTCACTCTTCAGTCCCGAGGCGGAGAGCCTGCCCGTGGCCAGCGGCTCCACGCTGCTCCCGCTGCTCCCCAGCAATTCCACCAGCCTCAACTCCAGCTTTGGCTCCACCAACCTGGCGGGGCTCTTCTTTCCACCCCAGCTCAACGGCACAGCCAATGACACAGCAGGCCCCGAGTTGCCTGACCCTCTGGGGGGCCTGTTAGATGAAGCCATGCTGGACGAGATAAGCCTGATGGACCTGGCCATCGAAGAGGGCTTTAACCCTGTGCAGGCCTCCCAGCTCGAAGAAGAGTTTGACTCTGACTCAGGCCTCTCCTTGGACTCTAGCCATAGCCCTTCCTCCCTGAGCAGCTCTGAAGGcagctcttcttcctcttcctcctcgtcctcttcctcctcctcgtcttcctcctcctcctcttcctctgcttcttcctcagcttcttcctccttttctgagGAAGGTGCTGTTGGCTACAGCTCTGACTCTGAGACCCTGGATCTAGAAGAGGCTGAGGGCGCTGTGGGTTACCAGCCTGAGTATTCCAAGTTCTGCCGCATGAGCTACCAGGATCCGTCTCAGCTCTCCTGCCTGCCCTATTTGGAGCACGTGGGCCACAACCACACGTACAACATGGCGCCCAGTGCCCTCGACTCTGCTGACCTGCCACCACCCAGCGGCCTCAAGAAAGGcagcaaggagaagcaggctgactTCCTAGACAAGCAGATGAGCCGGGACGAGCATCGAGCCCGAGCCATGAAGATCCCCTTCACCAATGACAAAATCATCAACCTGCCAGTGGAGGAGTTCAATGAGCTGCTGTCCAAATACCAGCTGAGCGAGGCCCAGCTCAGTCTCATCCGTGACATCCGGCGCCGGGGCAAGAACAAGATGGCTGCACAGAACTGCCGCAAGCGCAAGCTGGACACCATCCTGAACCTGGAGCGGGATGTGGAGGACCTGCAGCGTGATAAAGCCCGGCTGCTGCGGGAGAAGGTGGAGTTCCTCCGGTCCCTGCGGCAGATGAAGCAGAAGGTCCAGAGCCTGTACCAGGAGGTGTTTGGGCGGCTGCGGGATGAGAATGGGCGGCCCTACTCGCCCAGTCAGTATGCACTCCAGTATGCCGGGGACGGCAGTGTCCTCCTCATTCCCCGCACCTTGGCCGACCAGCAGGCCCggaggcaggagaggaagccAAAGGACCGAAGAAAGTGA
- the NFE2L1 gene encoding endoplasmic reticulum membrane sensor NFE2L1 isoform X5, with protein MGWESHLTAASADIDLIDILWRQDIDLGAGREIFDYSHRQKEQDVDKDLRDGAEQEDTWSGEGAEALARNLLVDGETGESFPAQFPADISSITEAVPSESEPPGLQNNLLSPLLTGTESPFDLEQQWQDLMSIMEMQAMEVNTSTNEILYNAPSGDPLSTNYSLAPNTPINQNVSLHQASLGGCSQDFSLFSPEAESLPVASGSTLLPLLPSNSTSLNSSFGSTNLAGLFFPPQLNGTANDTAGPELPDPLGGLLDEAMLDEISLMDLAIEEGFNPVQASQLEEEFDSDSGLSLDSSHSPSSLSSSEGSSSSSSSSSSSSSSSSSSSSSSASSSASSSFSEEGAVGYSSDSETLDLEEAEGAVGYQPEYSKFCRMSYQDPSQLSCLPYLEHVGHNHTYNMAPSALDSADLPPPSGLKKGSKEKQADFLDKQMSRDEHRARAMKIPFTNDKIINLPVEEFNELLSKYQLSEAQLSLIRDIRRRGKNKMAAQNCRKRKLDTILNLERDVEDLQRDKARLLREKVEFLRSLRQMKQKVQSLYQEVFGRLRDENGRPYSPSQYALQYAGDGSVLLIPRTLADQQARRQERKPKDRRK; from the exons ATGGGGTGGGAGTCCCATCTCACTGCAGCCTCTGCG GACATAGATCTGATTGACATCCTTTGGCGACAGGATATTGACCTGGGGGCTGGGCGTGAGATTTTTGACTATAGTCATCGCCAGAAGGAGCAGGATGTGGATAAGGACCTGCGAGATGGAGCGGAGCAGGAGGACACCTGGTCAGGCGAGGGTGCAGAAGCTCTGGCGCGAAACCTGCTAGTGGATGGAGAAACTGGGGAGAGCTTCCCTGCACAG TTTCCAGCAGATATTTCCAGCATAACAGAAGCAGTGCCTAGTGAGAGTGAGCCCCCCGGTCTTCAAAACAACCTCTTGTCTCCTCTCCTGACGGGGACAGAGTCGCCATTTGATTTGGAGCAGCAGTGGCAAGATCTCATGTCCATTATGGAAATGCAG GCCATGGAAGTGAACACTTCAACAAATGAGATCCTGTACAATGCCCCTTCTGGAGACCCCTTGAGCACCAACTATAGCCTTGCCCCCAACACTCCCATCAATCAGAATGTCAGCCTGCATCAGGCGTCCCTGGGGGGCTGCAGCCAGGACTTCTCACTCTTCAGTCCCGAGGCGGAGAGCCTGCCCGTGGCCAGCGGCTCCACGCTGCTCCCGCTGCTCCCCAGCAATTCCACCAGCCTCAACTCCAGCTTTGGCTCCACCAACCTGGCGGGGCTCTTCTTTCCACCCCAGCTCAACGGCACAGCCAATGACACAGCAGGCCCCGAGTTGCCTGACCCTCTGGGGGGCCTGTTAGATGAAGCCATGCTGGACGAGATAAGCCTGATGGACCTGGCCATCGAAGAGGGCTTTAACCCTGTGCAGGCCTCCCAGCTCGAAGAAGAGTTTGACTCTGACTCAGGCCTCTCCTTGGACTCTAGCCATAGCCCTTCCTCCCTGAGCAGCTCTGAAGGcagctcttcttcctcttcctcctcgtcctcttcctcctcctcgtcttcctcctcctcctcttcctctgcttcttcctcagcttcttcctccttttctgagGAAGGTGCTGTTGGCTACAGCTCTGACTCTGAGACCCTGGATCTAGAAGAGGCTGAGGGCGCTGTGGGTTACCAGCCTGAGTATTCCAAGTTCTGCCGCATGAGCTACCAGGATCCGTCTCAGCTCTCCTGCCTGCCCTATTTGGAGCACGTGGGCCACAACCACACGTACAACATGGCGCCCAGTGCCCTCGACTCTGCTGACCTGCCACCACCCAGCGGCCTCAAGAAAGGcagcaaggagaagcaggctgactTCCTAGACAAGCAGATGAGCCGGGACGAGCATCGAGCCCGAGCCATGAAGATCCCCTTCACCAATGACAAAATCATCAACCTGCCAGTGGAGGAGTTCAATGAGCTGCTGTCCAAATACCAGCTGAGCGAGGCCCAGCTCAGTCTCATCCGTGACATCCGGCGCCGGGGCAAGAACAAGATGGCTGCACAGAACTGCCGCAAGCGCAAGCTGGACACCATCCTGAACCTGGAGCGGGATGTGGAGGACCTGCAGCGTGATAAAGCCCGGCTGCTGCGGGAGAAGGTGGAGTTCCTCCGGTCCCTGCGGCAGATGAAGCAGAAGGTCCAGAGCCTGTACCAGGAGGTGTTTGGGCGGCTGCGGGATGAGAATGGGCGGCCCTACTCGCCCAGTCAGTATGCACTCCAGTATGCCGGGGACGGCAGTGTCCTCCTCATTCCCCGCACCTTGGCCGACCAGCAGGCCCggaggcaggagaggaagccAAAGGACCGAAGAAAGTGA
- the NFE2L1 gene encoding endoplasmic reticulum membrane sensor NFE2L1 isoform X4, whose amino-acid sequence MTRLDRSSHSGGGHAKGSRPLNSLLAGHRVAQPPSAPGSRASVQDIDLIDILWRQDIDLGAGREIFDYSHRQKEQDVDKDLRDGAEQEDTWSGEGAEALARNLLVDGETGESFPAQFPADISSITEAVPSESEPPGLQNNLLSPLLTGTESPFDLEQQWQDLMSIMEMQAMEVNTSTNEILYNAPSGDPLSTNYSLAPNTPINQNVSLHQASLGGCSQDFSLFSPEAESLPVASGSTLLPLLPSNSTSLNSSFGSTNLAGLFFPPQLNGTANDTAGPELPDPLGGLLDEAMLDEISLMDLAIEEGFNPVQASQLEEEFDSDSGLSLDSSHSPSSLSSSEGSSSSSSSSSSSSSSSSSSSSSSASSSASSSFSEEGAVGYSSDSETLDLEEAEGAVGYQPEYSKFCRMSYQDPSQLSCLPYLEHVGHNHTYNMAPSALDSADLPPPSGLKKGSKEKQADFLDKQMSRDEHRARAMKIPFTNDKIINLPVEEFNELLSKYQLSEAQLSLIRDIRRRGKNKMAAQNCRKRKLDTILNLERDVEDLQRDKARLLREKVEFLRSLRQMKQKVQSLYQEVFGRLRDENGRPYSPSQYALQYAGDGSVLLIPRTLADQQARRQERKPKDRRK is encoded by the exons ATGACCCGCCTGGACCGCAGCTCTCACAGTGGTGGGGGCCATGCCAAAGGGAGCCGGCCCCTTAACTCTTTGCTGGCTGGTCACCGGGTGGCCCAGCCCCCCTCTGCTCCTGGGTCCAGGGCTTCTGTTCAG GACATAGATCTGATTGACATCCTTTGGCGACAGGATATTGACCTGGGGGCTGGGCGTGAGATTTTTGACTATAGTCATCGCCAGAAGGAGCAGGATGTGGATAAGGACCTGCGAGATGGAGCGGAGCAGGAGGACACCTGGTCAGGCGAGGGTGCAGAAGCTCTGGCGCGAAACCTGCTAGTGGATGGAGAAACTGGGGAGAGCTTCCCTGCACAG TTTCCAGCAGATATTTCCAGCATAACAGAAGCAGTGCCTAGTGAGAGTGAGCCCCCCGGTCTTCAAAACAACCTCTTGTCTCCTCTCCTGACGGGGACAGAGTCGCCATTTGATTTGGAGCAGCAGTGGCAAGATCTCATGTCCATTATGGAAATGCAG GCCATGGAAGTGAACACTTCAACAAATGAGATCCTGTACAATGCCCCTTCTGGAGACCCCTTGAGCACCAACTATAGCCTTGCCCCCAACACTCCCATCAATCAGAATGTCAGCCTGCATCAGGCGTCCCTGGGGGGCTGCAGCCAGGACTTCTCACTCTTCAGTCCCGAGGCGGAGAGCCTGCCCGTGGCCAGCGGCTCCACGCTGCTCCCGCTGCTCCCCAGCAATTCCACCAGCCTCAACTCCAGCTTTGGCTCCACCAACCTGGCGGGGCTCTTCTTTCCACCCCAGCTCAACGGCACAGCCAATGACACAGCAGGCCCCGAGTTGCCTGACCCTCTGGGGGGCCTGTTAGATGAAGCCATGCTGGACGAGATAAGCCTGATGGACCTGGCCATCGAAGAGGGCTTTAACCCTGTGCAGGCCTCCCAGCTCGAAGAAGAGTTTGACTCTGACTCAGGCCTCTCCTTGGACTCTAGCCATAGCCCTTCCTCCCTGAGCAGCTCTGAAGGcagctcttcttcctcttcctcctcgtcctcttcctcctcctcgtcttcctcctcctcctcttcctctgcttcttcctcagcttcttcctccttttctgagGAAGGTGCTGTTGGCTACAGCTCTGACTCTGAGACCCTGGATCTAGAAGAGGCTGAGGGCGCTGTGGGTTACCAGCCTGAGTATTCCAAGTTCTGCCGCATGAGCTACCAGGATCCGTCTCAGCTCTCCTGCCTGCCCTATTTGGAGCACGTGGGCCACAACCACACGTACAACATGGCGCCCAGTGCCCTCGACTCTGCTGACCTGCCACCACCCAGCGGCCTCAAGAAAGGcagcaaggagaagcaggctgactTCCTAGACAAGCAGATGAGCCGGGACGAGCATCGAGCCCGAGCCATGAAGATCCCCTTCACCAATGACAAAATCATCAACCTGCCAGTGGAGGAGTTCAATGAGCTGCTGTCCAAATACCAGCTGAGCGAGGCCCAGCTCAGTCTCATCCGTGACATCCGGCGCCGGGGCAAGAACAAGATGGCTGCACAGAACTGCCGCAAGCGCAAGCTGGACACCATCCTGAACCTGGAGCGGGATGTGGAGGACCTGCAGCGTGATAAAGCCCGGCTGCTGCGGGAGAAGGTGGAGTTCCTCCGGTCCCTGCGGCAGATGAAGCAGAAGGTCCAGAGCCTGTACCAGGAGGTGTTTGGGCGGCTGCGGGATGAGAATGGGCGGCCCTACTCGCCCAGTCAGTATGCACTCCAGTATGCCGGGGACGGCAGTGTCCTCCTCATTCCCCGCACCTTGGCCGACCAGCAGGCCCggaggcaggagaggaagccAAAGGACCGAAGAAAGTGA